A genomic region of bacterium contains the following coding sequences:
- a CDS encoding NAD(P)-dependent oxidoreductase, producing MTDKPAIGWVGTGVMGVSMCGHVLDAGYPVTVTTRTKARAATLIARGATWAATPAEVAAASDMSFAIVGFPEDVREVFLGPGGLLEGASVGDVLVDMTTSEPALAIEIAGTCAERGVEAIDAPVSGGDIGARNGTLSIMIGGDPDPVEQVRPVFETMGKTIVRQGGPGAGQHTKAVNQILIATGMIGLSEALLYGQQAGLDLDTVMGSVSGGAAGSWSLSNYGPRMLGGDFEPGFFVDHFVKDMGIALREAASMKLPAPGLALAHELYVSLQAQGLGRKGTQSLILALARLAGVEWDPSEKET from the coding sequence GTGACTGACAAGCCTGCGATCGGCTGGGTCGGAACCGGAGTGATGGGCGTCTCCATGTGCGGGCACGTCCTCGACGCCGGATATCCGGTGACGGTGACCACCCGCACCAAAGCCAGGGCCGCGACCCTCATCGCCCGCGGCGCCACCTGGGCCGCCACCCCCGCCGAGGTGGCCGCGGCTTCGGACATGTCCTTCGCCATCGTGGGTTTCCCCGAGGATGTCCGCGAGGTGTTCCTCGGCCCGGGCGGCCTGCTGGAAGGCGCCTCGGTCGGCGACGTGCTGGTGGACATGACCACCTCCGAGCCCGCCCTCGCCATCGAGATCGCCGGCACGTGCGCCGAACGGGGTGTGGAGGCCATCGACGCCCCGGTGAGCGGGGGTGACATCGGCGCCCGCAACGGCACATTGTCGATCATGATCGGCGGCGACCCGGACCCTGTGGAGCAGGTGCGGCCGGTGTTCGAGACCATGGGCAAGACCATCGTCCGCCAGGGCGGGCCCGGCGCCGGCCAGCACACCAAGGCGGTGAACCAGATCCTGATCGCCACCGGCATGATCGGGTTGTCCGAGGCGTTGCTCTACGGCCAGCAGGCCGGGCTCGACCTCGACACGGTGATGGGGTCGGTCAGCGGCGGGGCGGCCGGATCGTGGTCGCTGTCGAATTACGGTCCCCGGATGCTCGGGGGCGACTTCGAGCCGGGATTCTTCGTCGATCACTTCGTCAAGGACATGGGGATCGCCCTGAGGGAGGCCGCCTCCATGAAGCTCCCGGCGCCCGGACTGGCCCTGGCCCACGAGCTCTACGTCTCGCTCCAGGCCCAGGGGCTGGGACGGAAGGGAACGCAGTCCCTGATCCTGGCGCTGGCCCGCCTGGCCGGCGTGGAATGGGACCCATCCGAGAAGGAAACCTGA
- the purB gene encoding adenylosuccinate lyase — protein sequence MAPIPTDPPGQSENPNVLASRYAGSEIRRLWSPVGRVVMERELWVAVLEAQIELGVPVPDGVVDDYRAVIHHVDLASIRSREEVTRHDLAARIGEFCALAGHEHIHKGLTSRDVTENVEQMVVRRSLETLRDKTVAVLAALAGRAVEYRTTVVVGRSHNVPAQPTTVGKRLASAAEETLAAYRRLETLIAGYPLRGIKGPVGTQQDLLDLFGGDEEAVDRFEERVADGRGFSRRLISVGQVYPRSLDLEVVSALAQLAAGPSSLATTLRLMAGADLVSEGFRSGQVGSSAMPHKTNMRTCERINGLAVVLGGYLAMASGLSGHQWNEGDVSDSVVRRVMLPDSFFAADGLMEATLHVVRDMAVFPGRVEEELAAELPFLSTTRVLLAAVAAGMGREQAHRVIQSHGLRAATARRDGGDHDLWATLGDDPAFPLDASRIREAATATGLAGRAGSQVDGVARAVAEVVDAHPDAATYQPETLL from the coding sequence ATGGCGCCGATCCCGACGGATCCCCCCGGACAGTCCGAGAATCCCAACGTCCTGGCCTCCCGCTACGCCGGCAGCGAGATCCGTCGCCTCTGGTCCCCGGTGGGCCGGGTGGTCATGGAGCGGGAGCTCTGGGTAGCGGTCCTCGAGGCCCAGATCGAGCTGGGTGTGCCCGTGCCCGACGGAGTGGTCGACGACTACCGGGCGGTCATCCACCACGTGGACCTGGCCTCGATCCGGTCCAGGGAGGAAGTCACCCGCCACGATCTGGCGGCCCGCATCGGGGAGTTCTGCGCGCTGGCGGGCCACGAGCATATCCACAAGGGACTCACCTCCCGGGATGTCACCGAGAACGTCGAGCAGATGGTGGTCCGGCGGTCGCTCGAGACGCTGCGGGACAAGACCGTGGCGGTGCTGGCAGCCCTGGCGGGCCGGGCGGTCGAGTACCGGACAACGGTCGTGGTGGGCCGCAGCCACAACGTGCCGGCTCAGCCCACCACCGTGGGGAAACGTCTTGCCTCCGCCGCCGAGGAGACCCTGGCCGCCTACCGGCGGCTCGAGACCCTGATCGCCGGCTATCCGCTGAGAGGAATCAAAGGCCCGGTGGGGACCCAGCAGGACCTCCTGGACCTGTTCGGTGGTGACGAGGAGGCGGTGGACCGGTTCGAGGAGAGGGTGGCGGATGGACGGGGGTTCTCCCGGCGCCTGATCTCCGTGGGACAGGTCTATCCCAGATCGCTCGACCTGGAGGTGGTGTCCGCGCTGGCCCAACTGGCGGCGGGCCCCTCCAGCCTGGCCACCACCCTCCGGCTGATGGCCGGCGCCGACCTGGTCTCCGAGGGTTTCCGGTCCGGCCAGGTGGGATCATCGGCCATGCCCCACAAGACGAACATGCGGACCTGCGAGCGGATCAACGGGCTGGCCGTGGTCCTGGGCGGCTACCTCGCCATGGCCTCGGGCCTGTCAGGGCACCAGTGGAACGAGGGTGATGTCAGCGACTCCGTGGTCCGCCGGGTGATGCTCCCCGACTCCTTCTTCGCCGCCGACGGGTTGATGGAGGCCACCCTGCACGTGGTCCGGGACATGGCGGTGTTTCCAGGGCGGGTGGAGGAGGAACTGGCTGCCGAGCTGCCGTTCCTCTCCACGACCCGGGTCCTGCTGGCGGCGGTGGCGGCGGGGATGGGCCGCGAGCAGGCCCACCGGGTCATCCAGTCCCACGGTCTACGGGCGGCCACCGCCCGGCGGGACGGGGGCGACCACGACCTCTGGGCAACGCTCGGCGACGATCCGGCCTTTCCCCTGGACGCGTCGCGGATCCGGGAGGCGGCCACCGCCACCGGCCTGGCGGGACGGGCGGGCTCCCAGGTCGACGGCGTTGCGAGGGCGGTCGCGGAGGTGGTCGACGCCCATCCGGACGCCGCTACGTACCAGCCGGAGACCCTGCTCTGA